Proteins from one Paraburkholderia sp. BL10I2N1 genomic window:
- a CDS encoding phosphoribosylaminoimidazolesuccinocarboxamide synthase, whose amino-acid sequence MSTLYESTLRSLPLLGRGKVRDNYAVGNDQLLIVTTDRLSAFDVIMGEPIPDKGRVLNQMANFWFDRLKHIVPNHLTGVEPESVVAPDEVEQVKGRAVVVKRLEPILVEAVVRGYLAGSGWKDYQTTGSVCGVELPPGLQNAQKLPEPIFTPAAKAEMGHHDENITYNEMERRIGTELSATIRDISIRLYKEAADYAATRGIIIADTKFEFGLDNHGKLYLMDEALTADSSRFWPADQYQVGTNPPSFDKQFVRDWLETQPWKKEPPAPKLPDEVVTRTGQKYQEALERLTGQKLA is encoded by the coding sequence ATGTCTACCCTTTACGAATCTACGCTCCGCTCGCTGCCGCTACTCGGCCGCGGCAAGGTCCGCGACAACTATGCGGTGGGCAACGACCAGTTGCTGATCGTCACGACTGACCGTCTGTCGGCGTTCGACGTCATCATGGGCGAGCCGATTCCGGACAAGGGTCGCGTGCTGAACCAGATGGCCAACTTCTGGTTCGACAGGCTCAAGCACATCGTGCCGAATCACCTGACGGGCGTCGAGCCAGAATCGGTCGTCGCTCCCGATGAAGTCGAGCAGGTAAAAGGCCGCGCGGTGGTCGTGAAACGCCTCGAACCGATCCTCGTCGAAGCCGTGGTGCGCGGCTATCTGGCCGGCAGCGGCTGGAAGGACTATCAGACAACCGGTTCCGTGTGCGGCGTGGAATTGCCGCCGGGCCTGCAAAATGCGCAGAAGCTGCCTGAGCCGATCTTTACGCCGGCCGCCAAGGCCGAAATGGGCCACCACGACGAAAACATCACGTATAACGAGATGGAGCGCCGGATCGGCACGGAACTGTCGGCCACGATCCGCGACATCTCGATTCGCCTGTACAAGGAAGCCGCCGATTACGCCGCCACGCGCGGCATCATCATCGCGGACACGAAGTTCGAATTCGGTCTGGATAACCACGGCAAGCTCTACTTGATGGATGAAGCGCTGACGGCCGATTCGTCGCGGTTCTGGCCGGCAGACCAGTACCAGGTGGGCACGAACCCCCCGTCGTTCGACAAGCAGTTCGTCCGTGACTGGCTGGAAACCCAGCCATGGAAGAAAGAGCCGCCCGCGCCGAAACTGCCGGACGAGGTTGTCACGAGGACCGGCCAGAAGTACCAGGAAGCGCTCGAGCGCCTGACCGGGCAGAAGCTCGCCTGA
- the purE gene encoding 5-(carboxyamino)imidazole ribonucleotide mutase, translating to MNEVQTAHMHAAPMVGVLMGSSSDWEIMKHAVAILREFGVPYEARVVSAHRMPDEMFEYAEGARERGLRAIIAGAGGAAHLPGMLAAKTTVPVLGVPVASKYLKGVDSLHSIVQMPKGVPVATFAIGEAGAANAALFAVSILSVTSTEYANQLAAFRVRQNEAAHAMVLPAL from the coding sequence ATGAATGAAGTCCAGACCGCCCACATGCATGCCGCGCCGATGGTCGGCGTGCTGATGGGCTCCAGTTCCGACTGGGAAATCATGAAGCATGCCGTTGCGATCCTGCGGGAATTCGGCGTGCCTTACGAAGCGAGGGTGGTGTCGGCGCACCGGATGCCCGACGAGATGTTCGAATACGCAGAAGGCGCTCGTGAGCGCGGCCTGCGCGCGATTATTGCCGGTGCCGGCGGCGCCGCGCATCTGCCGGGTATGCTGGCTGCCAAAACCACGGTGCCCGTACTTGGCGTGCCGGTGGCCAGCAAGTATCTGAAGGGCGTCGATTCGTTGCATTCGATCGTGCAGATGCCGAAGGGCGTGCCGGTCGCAACGTTCGCGATTGGCGAAGCGGGTGCGGCGAACGCAGCGCTCTTCGCTGTGTCGATTCTGAGCGTCACGTCGACCGAATACGCGAACCAGCTTGCCGCGTTCCGTGTGCGCCAGAACGAAGCGGCACATGCAATGGTGTTGCCCGCGCTGTGA